The DNA window TGAGGCTCCGGAACCTTGCAATAGCCTTTGAAATGATAAACTTCGGCAAGTATCGTTACAGGATGTTCGAAAATGCAGACCACTGGTTCTGGGGTAGAAAAGCGAGTTATTGTACGAGATGCAATGATTGCCTTCCCCGATGCCCTGAACAGCTTAAAATACCGGATTTATTAGACCTGGCCCACAAAATGTTTTCAACCAGCGACGGTAAAAGGAAATGGAAAGACTAATCATTTCAAACAGTTGAGAAACAACCTTAATACATCCCTGGTCAGGCAGCTTTTCTGCGGCCAGGAACAATACGGTAAATGCCCAGCTTGGTCATCTTATACTTCAGCGTACTAAGAGGTATTCCAAGTTCATTAGCAGTCTTCTTACGGCTCCAGTTCATGGACTGCATAGTGCTTATAATGTAATCCCTTTCAAATACCTCCAATGCCTCTGCGAGTTTGCTTTTTTCTTTTAACATTATTGATCACCTTCTTTCTAAATGCATCCCCGGTAAACCGAGTGGTTGGTTATGCTAACCAATATCGGATACCAAGGTTCAAGAATTAAGCCTTGTATTCATCATACCATACAAAAGACATGAGAACAAATATATTTGGCGCAGATTTCTAACCGTTCAATTTCAGCCTGAGGTATTCTCCTACCAGGAGTGCTGCAGGATATAAGATCTCCTCTTCATTTTTAATATGTGATATCAGCTTTTTTGCGATAAAGGCAATTTCCATTCTGTTTTCCTTTATAGATACATTAGCGAGCTTTATCAAGGCATCAACAATTGCCTGATGTTCATAGAGCATCTGGGGGAGCATTGCCTTCAACGAGTCAGTAATAAGGAGAATTTCTCTCATTTCTTCTTTGATGTCCCCCCTGGATAAGGGTTCGAGTAATCCAAGGGGGGGCATTGCATATTCTTCTTCCTTTACGAAATGGGGATGCATAATCACCGCAACCTTTATTGCTGCCTCTCCAATAGCGCCTCCAGCCTCAGTGATACGTGCAAGCTCATTGTGAAGCTCTTCATGTTCTTCATTAAGTGTTACGGGGACATTAAATGCCATAAATTCACCTCCTGCAAAGGTAATATTATAACACACACGTGTCTTGATGCAAAATATCCTGTATGGTATAGTGAATCGAGTTAATTAACTCCTGGAGGATATATACTAAACCCTGTATACAGATTCAGTATAAGCAAGAATAAAGAGATCGCTGCTTATATTTCTGAAGGTGAAGACCATAAGGTTATAGATATCCGTGTACATTCAAAGACAAAGTCAGGTGATTCAACACAAACAATAAAAGGGATTGAAATACCGGTCTCCATGCTTCCTGAAATTCGCAGAATGGTGAATCTAATTGAGGTGGAATGCACCTCCCGGGGATTGTCCGATGAGTTTGAAGACATAGATGATATAAATGGTTTAAGGGAGGTTGTCTTCGCTCATCCAAGCGAAGAAGAGTTTGCAAAGATTCTTAAGTTCTATCATATAGGATGGGAGTATGAACCGAAAACCTTTCCAATAAAATGGGACGAAGCTGGAAATGTTATTGAGAGCTTTACCCCTGACTTCTATCTCACTGACCTTAATTTGTTCATTGAATTAACCACTATGAAACAGAGTCTTGTGACAAAGAAAAACAGGAAGGTCAGATTATTGAAAAAGTTGTACCCTGAAGTTAATATAAAGTTATTTTATGGAAAGGATTATAAAAGCCTGCTCAGGAAATATGGGCATGAAGACAAAAAAATACCCTGAGTTTCAGAATCTTCACGTCCAAGAGGGTCTGTTCTGCCAGCTAACTTCTGACTTTCGTCAGCATGCTAACTTTGCTGAACTTTTTCCCGTCTTTGGGTCCCTTTTGATCACCTCCGAGGGGACATCCAGATGGACATTTGAAGCATCCTTATTTCTCAGGGTAACTTTATACTACCACTTTTAAGGGGGGGTGTCAAGGTATGAAAGAACTGGAGACAGGTGAGGTAATTATCACGCAGGACTCTCTACAGAAAAGGATTGCAGAGATTGGGAAATCCATTGCTGAAGATTACAGGGGCAAAAACCCTGTTTTGATTTGTGTCCTGAAAGGGGCAGTGGTCTTTATGGCAGATCTCATGAGGGCGATTCCTATACCTGTTGCAATTGACTTCCTGTCTATCTCTTCCTATGGTGCAGGAAGGGGTGAGGCAGGTGCAGTAAGAATAATTAAGGACCTTGATATTAACATCTCTGAGAGAGAAGTACTGGTGATTGAAGACATCATTGATACCGGGTTTACCCTGGGATATCTCCTGAGGATACTTAAGGCAAGGAACCCGGCCTCTTTAAAGGTTGCTGTCCTTCTTGACAGGCCTGCACTAAGAATAGTGGACCTGCCTGTTGAGTACAAAGGGTTTGAAATCCCGGATGAATTTGTTGTAGGTTATGGGTTGGACTATAAAGAGAACTTCAGGCACCTGCCTTATATATGTAAGTTAAGGACAGCCTGACGATCCGATCTTAAAAAATACATCACTAATCAGCTGTTTGCCAAAATAGTTATTTACCCTGGTTACCAGGTCTGCCTTATAAAAGCTCAGCTCCTGTATCCATGCATTACTATCAACAATAATATACAACTTCCTGTATCGAATCGAGTCAGGCCTGGAATGAGCTGCGATAATACTGCCGGCAATATTCTCCCATTTCTCGGCAAGTGTGTATTCTAACATCTTGCCTTCAAGACCATATTGTTTAATTAATCTGGACAGAATTCCTGACGCCCTTTGCATTTATTGCCTTACCCCACGCTTGCACTTGTATTTATTTTACTGTAATATGCCAAATACATGGCCCTTTTTAAAAAGAATATCTGGATCCTTCTCATCCTCATCCTGATTGGCGCACTCCTCGGTAATGTCCTTGGAGAAATTTTACGGGCAATCTCACCGGATGGCCCGGTTAGAAATATTTTCACCGAAGGATTTTACATAGGCATCACACCTCCGGTTACCCTGGATATCAGGATATTAACTTTTACTATCGGGTTTAGCTTACGTGCAAATCTGTTGACCCTTCTTGGTTCAATCCTGGGTATATATATCTACAAGTATGTTTAAAGAATTATACACTCATACATCAATTGATACCAACAAACCTTTCTTTCAATGACCTGATCTTGTCTCTTAGTTCTGCAGCCTTTTCAAATTCAAGTTTTCTTGCTGCCTCCTTCATCTCCTTTTCCAATGACTTCAAAGTTGCAGCCAGCTTTTCTTCCTGTACATATTCATCTGCAGCCTCTTTAACTGCAGGTATCGTAAAATAGTCTGCCTCGGAGATTTCGTACAACGTGTCCTGAATTCCCTTTATAACACTTACAGGCGTTATATCATGCTGTTTGTTATACTCCTCCTGTATAGCACGCCTCCGGTTAGTTTCATCTATTGCCTTTTGCATTGAATTTGTAATCGTATCTGCATACATAATTACCCTGCCGGAAAGATTCCTTGCTGCCCTGCCCGCTGTCTGAATAAGAGAAGTGTGAGATCTTAGAAAACCCTCTTTATCCGCGTCAAGTATTGCAACAAGTGAAACCTCAGGTATGTCAAGTCCCTCACGCAGCAAGTTTATACCTATCAGGACATCAAACTTCCCCATCCTCAGGTCTCGTATAATCTCAACCCGTTCCAGGGTATCTATATCAGAATGTAGATATTGGACCTTTATCCCAAGCTCATTATAATATTCCGTCAGGTCCTCTGCCATTCTCTTAGTCAGTGTCGTAACAAGCACTCTCTCTCCGAGATCAGATCTTGATCTGATCTCGCCAAGCAGATCATCTACCTGTCCCTTTGCGGTTTTAACTGTAATAACCGGATCTGTCAGACCTGTCGGACGAATAATCTGCTCGAC is part of the Nitrospirota bacterium genome and encodes:
- a CDS encoding DUF721 domain-containing protein → MQRASGILSRLIKQYGLEGKMLEYTLAEKWENIAGSIIAAHSRPDSIRYRKLYIIVDSNAWIQELSFYKADLVTRVNNYFGKQLISDVFFKIGSSGCP
- the hpt gene encoding hypoxanthine phosphoribosyltransferase gives rise to the protein MKELETGEVIITQDSLQKRIAEIGKSIAEDYRGKNPVLICVLKGAVVFMADLMRAIPIPVAIDFLSISSYGAGRGEAGAVRIIKDLDINISEREVLVIEDIIDTGFTLGYLLRILKARNPASLKVAVLLDRPALRIVDLPVEYKGFEIPDEFVVGYGLDYKENFRHLPYICKLRTA
- a CDS encoding hemerythrin domain-containing protein, with protein sequence MAFNVPVTLNEEHEELHNELARITEAGGAIGEAAIKVAVIMHPHFVKEEEYAMPPLGLLEPLSRGDIKEEMREILLITDSLKAMLPQMLYEHQAIVDALIKLANVSIKENRMEIAFIAKKLISHIKNEEEILYPAALLVGEYLRLKLNG
- a CDS encoding DUF4321 domain-containing protein, which encodes MALFKKNIWILLILILIGALLGNVLGEILRAISPDGPVRNIFTEGFYIGITPPVTLDIRILTFTIGFSLRANLLTLLGSILGIYIYKYV
- a CDS encoding 4Fe-4S dicluster domain-containing protein; translated protein: IIERLDEQYLKLGRTLCTLCHRCLPCPEQINIPEVLRLRNLAIAFEMINFGKYRYRMFENADHWFWGRKASYCTRCNDCLPRCPEQLKIPDLLDLAHKMFSTSDGKRKWKD